The following proteins are encoded in a genomic region of Cryptomeria japonica chromosome 11, Sugi_1.0, whole genome shotgun sequence:
- the LOC131031382 gene encoding pentatricopeptide repeat-containing protein At2g13600-like: MRMRRPSTVNLNLTTLCRERRLKEAVHILLSTHNPIGDSSSYLQLLQACNGKNGLSQAYRRHGFPHEAITLFHQMQRTGIQPDQFTFASILPACAKIRALEQGVDIHQRIIERGFLSDVAVANSLVDMYARCGSIQKAVELFDKITQKDLISWNAMIAGYTQNGFVEEALETFKQMQLEYLNPNSTTFASILPACAKMGALEQGMDIHIRIIKSGFFSDILVANALIDMYAKCGKIHKAREVLDEMPQRDSVSWNAMIAGYAQSGVLDEALKLFKEIPQRDVVSWTAMIAGYAQNEFVEKALEIFKQMLLAGVKPDSKTFASILPACTKMGALEQGMDIHQRIIESGFLSDIVVMNALIDMYAKCGSIHKACELFDKMPQRNVVSWNTMIAGYTQYGFVERALGTFKQLQSTGVKPESTTFASILPACARTGDLEQGMDIHQWIIESGLLSDVVVANALIDMYAKCGSINKAYKLFDKMPQRDVISWTTMIAGYTQNGFVEEALETFKKMQLASVKPASTTLATILPACSKMGAIEQGMDIHQSIIKNGFLSDVVVANALIDMYAKCGSMHKAHVLFDKMPQKDVISWNAMIAGYAQNGFCKDALELLELMKHSRTYPDHVSFACVLFACSHAGLVDESCNYFNGINDSYCIKPTIDHYMCMVDLLGRAGYLEETLNFIVKMPIKPVVILWTCLLDACRSYKNIRLGVFTATVLFEMDPRSTATYVLLSNIYADVGRWGEVQKVRRLMKDRGITKIPACSWIESHKMIHAFSV; this comes from the exons ATGCGAATGCGAAGGCCATCCACTGTCAATCTCAATCTCACAACGTTATGCAGAGAGCGTCGGTTGAAGGAGGCGGTACACATTCTGCTTTCTACGCACAATCCCATTGGAGATTCTTCATCATATCTTCAACTACTACAGGCCTGCAATGGCAAAAATGGGCTTTCACAAG CTTACAGAAGACATGGGTTTCCTCACGAAGCTATAACACTGTTTCACCAAATGCAACGAACGGGTATCCAACCCGACCAGTTCACCTTTGCCAGCATACTCCCAGCTTGTGCCAAAAtcagagctttggaacagggtgtagacatccatcaaagaataattgaaAGGGGTTTTTTGTCAGATGTCGCGGTAGCAAAttccctggtagacatgtatgcacgGTGTGGAAGCATACAGAAGGCAgttgaactgtttgacaaaataacTCAAAAAGATTTGATTTCCTGGAATGCGATGATTGCAGGATATACACAAAATGGGTTTGTTGAAGAGGCCTTggaaacttttaagcaaatgcaattggaaTATCTGAATCCAAATTCCACAACATTTGCGAGTATCCTTccagcctgtgcaaaaatgggagctttggaacagggtatggacatccatataAGAATAATTAAAAGCGGGTTTTTTTCAGATATCTTAGTTGcgaatgccctgatagacatgtatgcaaaatgtggaaaaataCACAAGGCACGTGAAGTGCTTGACGAAATGCCTCAAAGAGATTCAGTCTCATGGAAtgcgatgattgcaggatatgcgcaGAGTGGTGTCCTTGACGAGGCTTTAAAGCttttcaaagaaatacctcaaagagatgtggtttcatggactgcaatgattgcaggatatgcacaaaatgagtTTGTTGAAAAAGCTTtggaaattttcaagcaaatgcttttggcaggtgtaaagccagactctaaaacctttgctagcatcctcccagCATGTACCAAAATGGGAGCATTAGAACAgggcatggacatccatcaaagaataatCGAAAGTGGTTTTCTGTCAGATATTGTAGTTATGAATGCCCTTATAGACATGtacgcaaaatgtggaagcatacacaaggcatgtgaactgtttgacaaaatgcctcaaagaaatgtggtatcGTGGAATACTATGATTGCTGGATATACACAATATGGGTTTGTGGAAAGAGCCTTAGGAACATTTAAGCAATTGCAATCAACCGGTGTAAAGCCAGagtccacaacctttgccagcatcttaCCAGCCTGTGCCAGAACGGGAGATTTAGagcaaggtatggacatccatcaatggATAATCGAAAGTGGAttattgtcagatgttgtagttgcaaatgccctgatagacatgtatgcaaaatgtggaagcataaacaaggcatataaactgtttgacaaaatgcctcaaagagatgtgatctcatggacTACAATGATTGCGGGAtacacacaaaatggatttgttgaagaggCTTTGGAAACTTTTAAGAAAATGCAATTAGCAAGTGTAAAGCCGGCCTCAACAACCCTTGCCACCATCCTCCCAGCCTGCTCCAAAATGGGAGCTATAGAACAGGGcatggatatccatcaaagcataattaaAAATGGATTTTTGTCGGATGTCGTAGTTGCcaatgctctgatagacatgtatgcaaaatgtggaagcatgcaCAAGGCACATgtactgtttgacaaaatgcctcaaaaagatgtcatctcatggaatgccatgattgcaggatatgcacaaaatggcttTTGCAAGGATGCACTTGAACTTTTAGAATTAATGAAGCACTCTAGAACGTACCCTGACCATGTAAGCTTCGCTTGTGTTTTGTTTGCATGCAGCCATGCAGGTTTAGTGGATGAGAGCTGTAATTACTTCAATGGTATAAATGACTCTTATTGCATTAAACCTACAATTGATCATTATATGtgcatggttgaccttcttggGCGTGCTGGCTATCTTGAGGAAACATTAAACTTTATCGTCAAGATGCCAATTAAACCTGTGGTGATTCTGTGGACATGTTTGCTTGATGCCTGTAGATCATATAAAAATATAAGGTTAGGAGTATTCACAGCAACTGTGCTTTTTGAGATGGATCCTAGAAGTACTGCAACTTATGTTCTTCTGTCAAACATCTATGCAGATGTGGGCAGATGGGGTGAGGTTCaaaaggtaaggagattgatgaaAGATAGAGGAATTACAAAGATACCTGCATGTAGTTGGATTGAAAGCCAtaaaatgatacatgcattttctgtATAG